One genomic region from Arthrobacter pigmenti encodes:
- a CDS encoding sugar ABC transporter substrate-binding protein yields MTIATSGQPGFSRRGFLGLAGLAVTTIGLSACSGTGGTGNGGASASATVKLPTFKEFTGTTPAIAGNSKGLQAAYFKLPDPIQSVKSPPLKGTVTGLTETFEVMSPAMDDNPFWQRLNEKLGGRLELQIAQDIGDGYPAKFATVLASNDLPDMMWVPPNQGIPNVGAMLEAKFQDLTPYLSGDAVLEYPNLAALKPDSWKTAVVNGKIWGAPIPSTPFGQVYIGNGDAWAEVGGFSAGSAEEFLEKAKEMTRPSEQKWALAPDYINALHMVTEWYGAPNGWAVNKDRTLTHTFETDAYAAGIEFMVKMFAEGVIYPDAETPDLVARVVNGSIGAVVASGPHDLRSYRALDDAGKYEILVPFSATSGITPTYDMGYGTVGFTPFKKAEEGKIRELLSLINYLSAPFGTSEWLQKNYGTEGDDYTLDSTGNPIRTESGTVNAPGLVSALNIMSSPENVIFNPGYDDDTRYISETEQKLLEMAWRNPTNGSYSDTNARVGAKITTQVRDKVVDIITGRSKLDELQGAIKRWRSEGGDKMREEYQAALSPEAPVFSS; encoded by the coding sequence ATGACGATCGCCACCTCAGGTCAGCCCGGGTTCAGTCGGCGCGGTTTTCTCGGTCTCGCCGGCCTGGCAGTGACAACCATAGGCCTGTCCGCATGCAGCGGCACCGGAGGAACCGGCAACGGCGGCGCGTCTGCGTCGGCAACAGTCAAGCTGCCCACGTTCAAGGAGTTCACCGGAACTACCCCCGCCATTGCAGGCAACTCCAAGGGACTGCAGGCCGCCTACTTCAAACTGCCTGATCCAATTCAGTCCGTGAAGTCCCCGCCCCTGAAAGGCACCGTCACCGGCTTGACGGAAACCTTTGAGGTAATGAGCCCGGCAATGGACGACAACCCGTTCTGGCAACGATTGAACGAAAAACTTGGCGGACGCCTCGAACTCCAGATCGCGCAGGACATCGGCGACGGGTACCCGGCGAAGTTCGCGACCGTTCTGGCAAGCAATGATCTGCCGGACATGATGTGGGTTCCGCCGAACCAGGGCATCCCCAATGTCGGAGCCATGCTGGAAGCCAAGTTCCAGGACCTCACGCCCTACCTGTCGGGCGATGCTGTACTTGAATACCCCAACCTCGCGGCACTGAAGCCGGACTCCTGGAAGACCGCCGTCGTCAATGGCAAGATCTGGGGGGCTCCGATTCCCAGCACTCCTTTCGGCCAGGTCTACATCGGCAACGGGGACGCCTGGGCGGAGGTGGGCGGCTTCAGCGCCGGCAGTGCCGAGGAGTTCCTCGAGAAAGCCAAGGAAATGACCCGCCCCAGCGAGCAGAAGTGGGCGCTGGCTCCCGACTACATCAACGCGCTGCACATGGTCACCGAATGGTACGGCGCGCCCAACGGCTGGGCCGTCAACAAGGACCGGACGCTCACCCATACGTTCGAAACCGACGCCTATGCGGCCGGGATCGAGTTCATGGTCAAGATGTTCGCCGAAGGGGTCATCTACCCGGATGCCGAGACGCCCGACCTGGTCGCACGGGTGGTGAACGGTTCCATTGGTGCCGTGGTGGCCAGCGGGCCGCACGACCTCCGGAGCTACCGCGCGCTCGACGACGCCGGCAAGTACGAGATCCTCGTACCGTTCAGCGCGACAAGCGGAATCACACCCACCTACGACATGGGATACGGCACGGTCGGGTTCACGCCGTTCAAAAAGGCAGAGGAGGGCAAGATCCGCGAACTGCTCTCCCTCATCAATTACCTCTCCGCTCCCTTTGGCACGTCGGAATGGCTGCAGAAGAACTATGGCACAGAGGGCGATGACTACACGCTGGACAGCACAGGCAACCCGATCCGCACGGAATCAGGGACGGTCAACGCTCCCGGACTTGTCTCGGCACTCAACATCATGTCCAGTCCCGAGAATGTCATCTTCAATCCCGGATACGACGACGACACCCGCTACATCAGCGAGACCGAGCAGAAACTCCTCGAAATGGCGTGGCGCAACCCCACCAATGGTTCCTACTCGGATACCAACGCGAGGGTAGGTGCGAAAATAACTACCCAGGTCAGGGACAAGGTGGTCGACATCATCACCGGGCGTTCCAAGCTCGACGAACTCCAGGGCGCGATCAAGCGGTGGAGGAGCGAAGGCGGCGACAAGATGCGCGAAGAATACCAAGCTGCGCTGAGCCCGGAGGCGCCGGTCTTCTCAAGTTAG
- a CDS encoding carbohydrate ABC transporter permease: protein MASTLLKRNDKALSFDPKRPPWQERPSLLQQAIKSLVLILFSLSILLPILLVVSTSLADNEQIVEAGGFVLWPERPNLDAYITIFKGPLVLQSLGVSLFITSVGTVLALFVTITMAYATSRPVLFGRPIVIAVLFTLLFTPGLIPSFLMIRQLGLLDSLWSLILPGVFAAFNFVVMRAFFMNIPGELIESARIDGATDWQILWRIVVPLSKAVIAVVGLFYAVSFWNSFFNALLYINDQSKWPIQLLLRNFVVQSSGAAEQLGISTTAPPQSIQMAVVVVALVPILMVYPFLQRHFTKGVITGAVKG from the coding sequence ATGGCATCTACATTGCTCAAGCGAAATGACAAGGCACTCAGTTTCGATCCGAAGCGCCCACCGTGGCAGGAACGCCCGTCCCTCCTGCAGCAGGCGATCAAGTCCCTGGTACTGATACTCTTCAGCCTTTCCATCCTGCTTCCCATCCTGCTGGTGGTATCCACATCGCTGGCGGACAACGAGCAGATTGTCGAGGCGGGCGGCTTCGTGCTGTGGCCGGAGCGGCCAAATCTTGACGCATACATAACCATCTTCAAGGGACCGTTGGTGCTCCAGTCGCTGGGAGTCAGCCTCTTCATAACTTCAGTGGGTACCGTGCTGGCCCTATTCGTCACGATCACCATGGCCTACGCAACCAGCCGCCCGGTACTGTTCGGGCGTCCCATCGTGATAGCGGTTCTCTTCACCCTGCTGTTCACACCGGGTCTCATTCCCTCCTTCCTGATGATCCGTCAGCTGGGCCTGCTGGACTCGCTGTGGTCACTGATCCTTCCCGGCGTGTTCGCTGCCTTCAATTTTGTGGTGATGCGTGCGTTCTTCATGAACATCCCGGGCGAACTGATCGAGAGCGCCCGAATCGACGGTGCCACCGACTGGCAGATCCTCTGGCGCATTGTGGTGCCGCTGTCGAAAGCGGTCATCGCCGTCGTCGGGCTCTTCTACGCCGTCTCTTTCTGGAACTCCTTCTTCAACGCGTTGCTCTACATCAATGACCAGAGCAAGTGGCCAATCCAGCTGCTTCTTCGAAACTTCGTGGTCCAGAGCAGTGGGGCAGCCGAGCAGTTGGGAATTTCGACGACGGCACCGCCGCAGTCGATACAGATGGCAGTTGTGGTGGTGGCTTTGGTGCCGATTCTCATGGTTTACCCATTCCTTCAGAGGCACTTCACCAAGGGCGTCATCACCGGCGCCGTCAAGGGCTAG
- a CDS encoding ABC transporter permease has translation MNSTTKQAPDALPSQRLPVAAKPNRVPNKRGSKQPQPSSQSFRNRLRRDKQMLLMMVPGVAFLLLFFYIPILGNVIAFQDYQPFLGIGNSMFVGWQNFSDLFNNPDFIRAFWNTLYLAAWQLVLLFPIPLILALMVDSLVSNRVRRIFQSIAYLPHFLSWVLVIAFFQQMLGGAGFVNNVLRDMGLDPIPFMSNPDTFPLLVVVQMIWKDAGWAMIIFLAALASIDAALYEAAAVDGAGRWRRMWHITLPGLRPVIILLLILRIGDILSVGFEQYILQRDAVGADAAEVLDTFAYYTGVIGGGWSSGAAAGLAKGVVGALLIYGANKLAHRFGEDGIFARKVG, from the coding sequence ATGAATTCGACGACGAAGCAGGCGCCGGACGCGCTTCCGTCGCAGCGTCTTCCGGTTGCAGCGAAACCGAACAGGGTTCCAAATAAGAGGGGGAGCAAACAGCCTCAACCTTCCTCGCAGAGCTTCCGTAACAGGCTGCGCCGCGACAAGCAGATGCTGCTGATGATGGTCCCCGGCGTAGCCTTCCTGCTGCTCTTCTTCTACATCCCCATTCTGGGCAACGTCATCGCGTTCCAGGACTACCAACCGTTTTTGGGCATCGGGAACAGCATGTTCGTCGGCTGGCAGAACTTTTCAGACCTCTTCAACAACCCGGACTTCATTCGGGCGTTCTGGAATACGTTGTACCTCGCGGCCTGGCAGTTGGTTTTGCTCTTTCCCATTCCGCTGATCCTGGCGCTGATGGTCGATTCGTTGGTCAGCAACAGGGTGCGCAGAATCTTCCAAAGCATTGCGTACCTGCCGCATTTCCTGTCCTGGGTGCTCGTCATCGCGTTCTTCCAGCAGATGCTCGGCGGCGCAGGTTTCGTGAACAACGTCCTCCGGGATATGGGCCTTGACCCGATCCCGTTCATGTCCAACCCGGATACGTTCCCACTGCTGGTCGTTGTGCAAATGATCTGGAAGGACGCCGGATGGGCAATGATCATCTTCCTCGCTGCACTGGCGAGCATCGACGCCGCACTCTACGAAGCGGCGGCCGTGGACGGAGCAGGGCGATGGCGGCGCATGTGGCACATCACTCTGCCTGGTCTGCGTCCTGTCATCATCCTGTTGCTCATTCTGCGTATCGGAGACATTCTGTCCGTTGGTTTTGAGCAGTACATACTTCAGCGCGACGCCGTAGGGGCGGATGCAGCGGAAGTCCTGGACACCTTTGCCTATTACACGGGCGTTATTGGCGGCGGCTGGAGTTCAGGTGCGGCCGCGGGTCTGGCCAAAGGCGTTGTCGGAGCGCTGCTGATCTACGGCGCCAACAAGCTTGCCCACCGCTTCGGCGAAGACGGCATCTTTGCACGGAAGGTCGGCTAG
- a CDS encoding mycothiol transferase: protein MSGSEVLEEAFGRISDAVAQALDGLGAGQLAYRPTLPEGSGQAGNSVGWLIWHLIRVQDNHLADAAERNELWLTEGWAERFDLDLPREDTGYGHTSNDVDKVRVESSRQLVEYHSAVHARSMEFIRGLNETDLNRIVDASWDPPVTMRVRLVSVVEDCLQHAGQAAYLRGLLL from the coding sequence ATGAGCGGAAGCGAAGTACTCGAGGAAGCATTCGGCCGGATCTCCGATGCGGTGGCTCAGGCGCTGGACGGGCTCGGCGCCGGTCAGCTCGCCTACCGGCCCACGCTTCCGGAGGGGTCGGGGCAAGCCGGCAACAGCGTTGGCTGGCTCATCTGGCATCTGATCCGGGTGCAGGACAATCATCTGGCCGACGCCGCTGAACGGAACGAGTTGTGGCTCACCGAAGGTTGGGCGGAGAGATTCGACCTCGACCTCCCGCGGGAAGACACCGGGTACGGCCACACGTCCAACGACGTAGACAAGGTCCGAGTGGAATCCAGCCGCCAGCTGGTGGAGTACCACTCCGCCGTTCACGCCCGCAGCATGGAGTTCATCCGCGGGTTAAACGAGACGGACCTCAACCGGATTGTCGATGCGTCCTGGGATCCGCCTGTCACGATGCGGGTTCGGCTGGTCAGCGTGGTGGAGGACTGCCTGCAGCATGCCGGGCAGGCAGCGTACCTTCGGGGGCTGCTGCTCTAG
- a CDS encoding sugar phosphate isomerase/epimerase family protein encodes MSRLSLNTATTKNITLAEAVSLSAEAGLQHIGVWRDRVAEAGLDKAARLVSDAGLSVSSLCRGGFLTAADDAGQAAALADNTQAIVEAATLGTRELIMVVGGLPAAGLLTGGPAVDPSAPGAKDVAAARQRVADRISELVPVAQEHDVRLVLEPLHPMYAADRAVLSTLGQALDLAAPFPSATVGVVVDTFHVWWDPALESSIQRAGAEGRIASYQVCDWNLPIAADALLSRGYMGDGYIDFEAVTRMVAATGYAGPVEVEIFNQSIWDSAASSVLATVKSRYETLVEPHL; translated from the coding sequence ATGAGCCGCCTCTCGCTGAACACGGCGACCACGAAGAACATCACGCTAGCCGAGGCGGTTTCTCTTTCCGCGGAGGCTGGACTGCAGCACATCGGCGTCTGGCGTGACCGGGTCGCTGAGGCCGGTCTGGACAAGGCGGCGCGGCTTGTCTCCGATGCTGGTCTGTCCGTGTCCAGCCTGTGCCGGGGTGGGTTCCTTACGGCTGCCGACGACGCCGGTCAGGCCGCGGCGCTTGCCGACAACACGCAGGCGATCGTCGAAGCTGCAACGCTCGGGACCCGCGAACTGATCATGGTGGTGGGCGGTCTGCCTGCAGCCGGGTTGCTGACCGGTGGTCCCGCCGTCGATCCTTCCGCTCCCGGAGCGAAGGACGTCGCCGCTGCCCGCCAGCGGGTTGCGGACCGCATTTCGGAACTGGTGCCCGTTGCGCAGGAGCACGATGTGCGGCTGGTCCTTGAGCCGCTGCACCCGATGTATGCGGCGGATCGGGCGGTGCTTTCGACGCTGGGCCAGGCACTGGATCTGGCGGCGCCGTTCCCGTCGGCGACTGTCGGCGTCGTCGTCGATACCTTCCATGTGTGGTGGGATCCGGCGCTGGAGTCCTCGATTCAGCGGGCCGGCGCCGAGGGGCGCATCGCGTCCTACCAGGTGTGCGACTGGAACCTGCCGATCGCAGCCGATGCGCTGCTCTCCCGCGGGTATATGGGCGATGGCTATATCGACTTCGAGGCTGTGACCCGCATGGTCGCTGCTACCGGTTACGCCGGGCCGGTTGAGGTGGAGATCTTCAACCAGTCGATCTGGGATTCGGCGGCTTCGTCCGTGCTGGCGACGGTGAAGTCCCGCTATGAGACGTTGGTGGAGCCGCACCTGTAG
- a CDS encoding dihydrodipicolinate synthase family protein, which yields MTSLYLPTLDGSLERYELAAAVEWAKPTAPLTARHAYAAAHVIPQVTADNTPGAPAVLDWDTTLNYRRELWSYGLGVADAMDTAQRGMGLDWAATQELIRRSGAEAAAVVGSNADATLGKSVRDLLACGAGTDQLDLASLPSGRAGLNAVVEAYREQIKVVSDAGAKVILMASRALAAVAQGPADYQYVYGLLLAEADEPVILHWLGTMFDPALEGYWGSSEVSTATDIFLDLIRSQPEKVDGVKVSLLDAAHETALRAALPASVRLYTGDDFNYPELIHGDGTHYSDALLGIFAAIYPAASAALQAYDDGDNARGRAILDSTRELGKHIFSAPTFYYKTGVAFLSWVNGYQPGFQMVGGLHSGRSVLHLTETFRLADKAGLLLDPELAARRFEGLLASYGVDA from the coding sequence ATGACCTCGCTCTACCTTCCTACTCTCGATGGTTCGCTTGAGCGTTACGAGCTTGCCGCTGCTGTTGAATGGGCAAAGCCGACCGCGCCCCTCACGGCCCGTCACGCTTACGCCGCGGCGCACGTAATCCCGCAAGTGACCGCAGACAACACCCCGGGTGCGCCCGCCGTCCTCGACTGGGACACCACGCTCAACTACCGTCGGGAGCTCTGGTCCTACGGGCTCGGCGTCGCCGACGCCATGGATACCGCCCAACGCGGCATGGGACTGGACTGGGCTGCCACGCAGGAACTGATCCGTCGTTCAGGGGCTGAGGCGGCCGCCGTCGTCGGCTCGAATGCTGACGCGACGCTCGGCAAGTCCGTGCGGGACCTACTTGCCTGCGGCGCCGGCACGGACCAGCTGGACCTGGCTTCACTGCCGTCTGGGCGCGCCGGGCTGAACGCCGTCGTCGAGGCCTACCGCGAGCAGATCAAAGTGGTGTCCGACGCCGGGGCGAAGGTCATCCTGATGGCTTCGCGGGCGCTCGCAGCGGTGGCACAGGGTCCCGCGGATTACCAGTACGTGTACGGGCTGCTCCTTGCCGAGGCCGACGAGCCGGTGATCCTGCACTGGCTTGGGACCATGTTCGACCCGGCGCTTGAGGGCTACTGGGGTTCGTCCGAGGTTTCCACGGCCACCGACATCTTCCTCGACCTGATCCGCAGCCAGCCGGAGAAGGTGGACGGCGTGAAGGTGTCGCTGCTGGATGCGGCGCACGAAACTGCGTTGCGGGCAGCGCTTCCCGCCAGTGTCCGCCTGTATACCGGTGACGATTTCAACTACCCCGAACTGATCCACGGCGACGGGACACACTACTCGGATGCGCTGCTGGGCATCTTCGCGGCGATCTATCCTGCCGCGTCGGCTGCGTTGCAGGCGTACGACGACGGCGACAACGCCCGCGGGCGAGCCATCCTCGACTCGACACGGGAACTCGGGAAGCACATCTTCAGCGCGCCGACGTTCTACTACAAGACCGGCGTCGCGTTCCTGTCCTGGGTCAACGGATACCAGCCCGGCTTCCAGATGGTGGGCGGCCTGCATTCCGGCCGGTCGGTCCTGCATCTGACCGAGACATTCCGTCTAGCGGACAAGGCGGGGCTCCTCCTCGATCCCGAGCTGGCCGCCCGCCGGTTCGAGGGGCTGCTGGCCAGCTACGGGGTGGATGCATGA
- a CDS encoding Gfo/Idh/MocA family protein: MNGITGRMGYRQHLLRSILPIREQGGVTLADGTKVQVEPILVGRNEAKIRDLAQQHKVEHWTTDLDGIINDPSVDVVFDASMTSLRAATLKKAMAAGKHVYTEKPTAETLEEAVELARIAREAGVTAGVVHDKLYLPGLVKLRRLVDEGFFGRILSLRGEFGYWVFEGEHQEAQRPSWNYRKEDGGGMTTDMFCHWNYVLEGIIGTVKTVNANTVTHIPTRWDEQGKEYKATADDAAYGIFELETPAGDAVLAQINSSWAVRVYRDELVEFQIDGTHGSAVAGLNKCVAQQRAHTPKPVWNPDLPVTESFRDQWQEVPANAELDNGFKLQWEEFLRDVSAGREHRFGLLSAARGVQLAELGLQSSAERRTLDIPEITL; the protein is encoded by the coding sequence ATGAATGGCATCACCGGCCGCATGGGCTACCGCCAGCACCTGCTGCGCTCCATCCTGCCCATCCGCGAACAGGGTGGAGTCACCCTCGCTGACGGCACCAAGGTGCAGGTTGAGCCCATCCTCGTAGGCCGCAACGAAGCGAAGATCCGCGACCTGGCCCAGCAGCACAAGGTGGAGCACTGGACCACTGACCTGGACGGGATCATCAATGACCCGAGCGTCGACGTCGTCTTCGACGCCTCGATGACCTCGCTCCGCGCTGCCACCCTGAAGAAGGCGATGGCCGCCGGCAAGCATGTCTACACCGAGAAGCCCACGGCCGAGACGCTGGAGGAAGCCGTTGAGCTGGCACGCATCGCGCGGGAGGCCGGCGTCACGGCGGGCGTTGTGCACGACAAGCTGTACCTGCCCGGCCTCGTGAAGCTGCGCCGCCTGGTGGACGAAGGCTTCTTCGGCCGCATCCTTTCGCTCCGCGGCGAATTCGGCTACTGGGTCTTCGAAGGTGAGCACCAGGAGGCGCAGCGCCCGTCCTGGAACTACCGCAAGGAAGACGGCGGCGGCATGACCACTGACATGTTCTGCCACTGGAACTACGTGCTTGAGGGCATCATCGGCACCGTCAAGACCGTCAACGCCAACACAGTCACCCACATCCCCACCCGCTGGGACGAGCAGGGTAAGGAATACAAGGCGACGGCCGACGACGCCGCGTACGGCATTTTCGAGCTCGAGACTCCCGCTGGCGACGCGGTCCTGGCGCAGATCAACTCCTCCTGGGCGGTCCGCGTCTACCGCGACGAACTGGTCGAATTCCAGATCGACGGAACCCACGGCTCAGCAGTCGCGGGCCTCAACAAGTGCGTCGCCCAGCAGCGCGCCCACACCCCGAAGCCAGTCTGGAACCCGGACCTGCCCGTCACCGAGTCCTTCCGCGACCAGTGGCAGGAAGTCCCCGCGAACGCTGAGCTGGACAACGGCTTCAAGCTGCAGTGGGAAGAGTTCCTCCGCGACGTCTCCGCCGGCCGCGAGCACCGCTTCGGCCTCCTCTCGGCTGCCCGCGGCGTGCAGCTGGCCGAACTGGGCCTGCAGTCCTCCGCGGAGCGCCGTACCCTGGACATCCCGGAGATCACGCTATGA
- a CDS encoding substrate-binding domain-containing protein produces the protein MAAVTLSGVARHAGVSLATASRVLNGSSRRPAEEIAERVRAAALELGYVPNAQAQALARSSTGLVGLVVHDISDPYFSSIARGVQHAARNYRRQVLLASTDPSEGAERDAVSAFASHRTDAIILAGSRRTTPDPELERELERYEANGGRVVTIGGSPRAGLTVPVGNADGAAALVAELVSRGIRRFAILAGPGELNTARDRAKGFTDALAEAGLEAAAVVESAFTREGGFDAAQRCWKEIAGERGVCMLAVNDVMAIGAIAGLRAVGVSVPEDALVTGFDDIPTLRDYFPALTTVRLPLEQLGEDAANLALDPDHPAPETIRGAVIIRQSAGAHA, from the coding sequence GTGGCCGCTGTAACCCTCTCGGGTGTCGCCCGGCATGCCGGGGTTTCCCTCGCTACGGCATCGCGCGTCCTCAACGGATCCTCACGCCGTCCGGCCGAGGAGATCGCCGAACGCGTGCGCGCCGCCGCCCTTGAACTCGGCTACGTTCCGAACGCCCAGGCCCAGGCGCTGGCTCGCTCCTCAACGGGTCTCGTGGGCCTGGTGGTCCATGACATCTCGGACCCCTACTTCTCCTCCATAGCGCGCGGCGTCCAGCATGCGGCGCGAAACTACCGGCGCCAGGTGCTGCTGGCCAGCACCGACCCTTCCGAGGGAGCCGAGCGCGACGCCGTCAGCGCCTTTGCCTCCCACCGCACCGACGCGATCATCCTCGCGGGTTCAAGGCGCACGACGCCGGACCCCGAGCTTGAGCGCGAACTCGAGCGCTACGAAGCGAACGGCGGACGCGTGGTCACCATCGGCGGCTCTCCCAGGGCCGGGCTGACGGTCCCGGTGGGAAATGCCGACGGCGCCGCCGCCCTCGTCGCCGAACTGGTCTCCCGCGGGATCCGGCGGTTCGCCATCCTGGCCGGGCCTGGCGAACTGAATACCGCACGGGACCGCGCCAAGGGCTTCACCGACGCGCTCGCAGAGGCTGGGCTGGAGGCCGCCGCCGTCGTCGAATCCGCCTTCACCCGCGAGGGCGGCTTCGACGCTGCACAGCGCTGCTGGAAGGAAATCGCCGGCGAGCGCGGCGTCTGCATGCTGGCCGTCAATGACGTCATGGCGATCGGCGCGATCGCCGGGCTGCGCGCTGTCGGGGTGTCTGTGCCGGAGGACGCCCTCGTCACCGGCTTCGACGACATCCCGACCCTGCGCGACTACTTCCCCGCCCTCACCACGGTCCGCCTTCCCCTGGAACAGCTGGGTGAGGACGCCGCAAACCTCGCGCTCGATCCCGACCATCCCGCCCCGGAAACCATCCGCGGCGCCGTCATCATTCGCCAATCCGCAGGAGCGCACGCATGA
- a CDS encoding glycerate kinase, whose translation MRILIAPDKFKGTLTGAEAAEAMAAGIRRALPDAEITTQPIADGGEGTLEAVLAAGGERRETVVRGPLSDSLTAPWALTGSTAVIETARASGLEFVSPTTQTAGDAHCYGSGELIAAALDAGVTEIVLGVGGSAMTDGGSGALRALGARILDDDGAARPLGGLALARASRLDLEGLDSRLKDVRLRIAVDVQNPLHGPDGAAYIFGAQKGADAQMQEALDAALVQWARVLREATGVDVQQPGAGAAGGFPSAFVACTGASLEPGFDLVADLTGLEEKLEGCDLVVTGEGSLDAQSEFGKAPLGLADRARRRNLPVLAVAGRITLSEEALAGHGVLHSRSLAATAPSVDAAMAEAALYTGVAAEEVMRAYLSCS comes from the coding sequence ATGAGGATTCTGATCGCCCCCGACAAGTTCAAGGGCACCCTCACCGGCGCCGAAGCCGCCGAGGCGATGGCCGCCGGCATCCGCCGCGCGCTTCCGGACGCCGAGATCACCACGCAGCCCATCGCCGACGGCGGCGAAGGCACCCTTGAGGCAGTCCTTGCAGCCGGCGGCGAGCGCCGCGAAACGGTTGTCCGCGGACCGCTCTCGGACTCGCTTACCGCACCGTGGGCACTCACGGGGTCAACGGCCGTCATCGAGACCGCCCGTGCCAGCGGGCTTGAGTTCGTCTCGCCGACCACTCAGACCGCAGGCGACGCCCACTGCTACGGGAGCGGGGAACTGATCGCCGCCGCCCTGGACGCGGGAGTCACCGAGATTGTGCTGGGTGTAGGAGGTTCGGCGATGACCGACGGCGGCTCGGGTGCTCTTCGCGCCCTGGGCGCGCGCATTCTTGACGACGACGGCGCCGCGCGACCCTTGGGCGGCCTGGCGCTGGCCCGCGCGTCCCGGCTGGACCTTGAGGGACTCGATTCTCGGTTGAAGGACGTTCGCCTGCGCATCGCCGTCGACGTGCAGAACCCGCTGCATGGGCCGGACGGCGCCGCCTACATCTTCGGTGCCCAGAAGGGCGCGGATGCGCAGATGCAGGAGGCACTTGACGCGGCCCTCGTCCAGTGGGCTCGCGTATTGCGGGAAGCGACAGGGGTGGATGTGCAGCAGCCCGGAGCGGGGGCAGCGGGCGGATTCCCGTCTGCCTTCGTGGCCTGTACCGGTGCTTCCCTGGAGCCCGGCTTCGATCTGGTTGCGGACCTTACGGGACTCGAGGAGAAGCTTGAGGGCTGCGATCTCGTTGTCACGGGCGAAGGTTCACTGGATGCGCAGTCGGAATTCGGCAAGGCTCCCCTGGGACTGGCCGACCGCGCCCGGCGCCGGAATCTTCCCGTCCTTGCGGTCGCCGGCCGCATCACGCTCAGCGAAGAGGCACTGGCGGGGCATGGGGTACTGCATTCCCGCAGTCTGGCCGCGACCGCGCCGTCCGTGGATGCTGCCATGGCGGAGGCCGCGCTGTATACGGGCGTCGCCGCCGAGGAAGTAATGAGGGCTTACCTCTCCTGTTCCTGA
- a CDS encoding MarR family winged helix-turn-helix transcriptional regulator: MPDLSAWSTGRLLTTAARLVEQSWNQRLAELDVTHAGFTALAVLAGHGPLRQAQLAELVHVQAQTIGKTLNRLETRGHIERTRGDDDRRSQTVRITDKGRETLEKGRDIERTLVSDEALLSPELRSHLRAAIEELAQPQRAANARGNLRAVEQPESYNPASS, from the coding sequence ATGCCGGATCTTTCAGCCTGGTCGACGGGCAGGCTGCTCACCACAGCGGCGCGGCTGGTGGAGCAATCATGGAATCAGAGGCTCGCTGAGCTGGATGTCACGCACGCCGGCTTCACGGCACTTGCCGTGCTTGCCGGACACGGACCACTCAGGCAGGCCCAGCTTGCCGAACTGGTGCACGTGCAGGCGCAAACCATCGGCAAAACCCTTAACCGGCTTGAGACCAGAGGCCACATCGAACGCACGCGGGGAGACGATGACCGTCGTAGCCAGACGGTGCGGATCACTGACAAGGGCCGCGAAACCCTTGAAAAGGGGCGGGACATCGAGCGGACGCTGGTTTCCGATGAGGCACTGCTCTCCCCGGAATTGCGGTCACACCTTCGTGCTGCAATCGAGGAACTGGCCCAACCGCAGCGCGCGGCGAACGCCCGGGGGAACCTGCGGGCAGTGGAGCAGCCGGAGTCCTACAACCCCGCCTCCTCGTAG
- a CDS encoding FadR/GntR family transcriptional regulator, whose translation MRTHQLVQSWLEKELGAGRLAVGDRLPGERTVAEQLGISRASAREGIRVLEAMGIVRAGVGSGPGAGTVITANPGAALGSALRLHMATSHLPVEDIVQTRLLLETWAAAHADGSSAAMAEAVNLLDSMDAAALDQKEFLRLDALFHVALAEAAGNVLIGAMMSSLRGSIEGYTLRLTRNLPDWEATSARLRAEHRSIHEAIRNDDGACAASLIARHIEGFYEEAGL comes from the coding sequence ATGCGCACCCATCAGCTCGTTCAGTCGTGGCTTGAGAAGGAGTTGGGCGCCGGCCGGTTGGCGGTCGGCGACCGGCTTCCGGGGGAGCGGACGGTCGCGGAGCAGCTCGGGATCTCGAGGGCCTCCGCCCGCGAGGGGATCCGGGTCCTGGAGGCCATGGGCATAGTCCGTGCCGGCGTCGGCTCCGGGCCTGGAGCAGGCACCGTCATCACGGCGAACCCCGGTGCAGCGCTCGGTTCTGCGCTGCGACTGCATATGGCAACCTCGCACCTGCCGGTGGAGGATATCGTGCAGACGCGGCTGCTCCTGGAAACCTGGGCAGCCGCACATGCGGATGGTTCCTCGGCGGCAATGGCTGAGGCGGTGAATTTGCTGGACTCCATGGACGCTGCCGCTCTGGACCAGAAAGAGTTCCTGCGGTTGGACGCGCTGTTCCATGTTGCGCTGGCCGAAGCCGCCGGAAACGTGCTGATTGGCGCAATGATGTCCTCGCTGCGCGGTTCGATCGAGGGCTACACGCTACGGCTCACCCGCAATCTTCCGGATTGGGAAGCCACGTCCGCCCGGTTGCGTGCGGAGCACCGCAGTATTCACGAGGCAATAAGGAACGACGACGGCGCCTGCGCAGCGAGCCTGATAGCCCGCCACATCGAGGGCTTCTACGAGGAGGCGGGGTTGTAG